A window from Mangifera indica cultivar Alphonso chromosome 2, CATAS_Mindica_2.1, whole genome shotgun sequence encodes these proteins:
- the LOC123209766 gene encoding uncharacterized protein LOC123209766 has translation MATKISYEDFEPLCTWRREETQHILQVHLEGFKKHQLRVQINRDGLLTISGERFLDDNRKSRFSKRINLSKDLNLGDIHAKFSGGILYITLRKTTSSFETPHDQPALPQRNQENENPKQPINYRDNETNGLGSKESGGKIEKDDNIAAWGTTIRKPTECAAGITSLVTGLKMSRKTALKLGAVAALVVVVSVGAFVAYKYRRAFQIED, from the exons ATGGCCACAAAGATCTCCTACGAGGATTTTGAACCCTTGTGCACATGGAGGAGAGAGGAAACCCAACACATTCTCCAAGTCCATCTCGAAG gTTTCAAGAAACATCAGCTGAGGGTTCAAATCAACAGAGATGGTCTCCTAACAATCAGCGGAGAACGTTTTTTGGACGACAATCGAAAGAGCCGCTTTAGTAAAAGAATAAATCTCTCCAAAGATTTGAACCTGGGTGATATTCATGCTAAATTTTCAGGTGGAATTCTTTACATAACACTGCGAAAGACAACTTCTTCCTTCGAGACACCTCACGACCAACCTGCATTACCTcaaagaaatcaagaaaatgaaaacccGAAACAGCCGATTAATTATCGAGATAACGAGACTAATGGGTTAGGGTCTAAAGAATCAGGCGGTAAGATTGAGAAGGATGATAATATTGCTGCTTGGGGGACCACCATCAGAAAGCCCACAGAATGTGCAGCCGGGATCACAAGTTTAGTCACAGGGCTTAAAATGAGTAGAAAAACAGCGCTGAAACTGGGGGCAGTGGCGGcgttggtggtggtggtgagtGTCGGGGCCTTCGTTGCCTACAAATATCGCCGAGCTTTTCAAATTGAGGACTGA